One window from the genome of Micromonospora aurantiaca ATCC 27029 encodes:
- a CDS encoding ABC transporter ATP-binding protein — MDEAVVVTELVKRYQPNMPPAVDGLSFSVAAGEVFGLLGPNGAGKTTTIGVLTTRVRATSGRAQVCGADVIGSPAVARQLLAVVPQRVNLDRALTVRQNLLFHAAYHRVPRAQRIRRADELLDQMGLKDFANHRTDFLSGGLAQRTMIARALMHSPRVLFLDEPSAGLDPQSRLFVHDRVAELKRSGVTVVVTTHDMDEAEKLCDRVGIVDHGKLLTLDTPSALTRTLPGSSTLTLVVTPGAPAEQVRAALDAIPDVEQVEHFKVTAPAPVAAPAFPGMPAMPMPAPAPDAPADPDAPLSFRVYTSGQPANAIPMAMKILADLGCEVRDLNIGQPSLEDVFIHLTGRELR, encoded by the coding sequence GTGGACGAGGCAGTGGTGGTCACGGAGCTGGTCAAGCGGTACCAGCCCAACATGCCACCGGCGGTGGACGGGCTGAGTTTCTCCGTCGCCGCCGGTGAGGTCTTCGGCCTGCTCGGGCCGAACGGTGCGGGCAAGACGACGACGATCGGGGTGCTGACCACACGGGTGCGGGCCACCTCGGGCCGGGCCCAGGTGTGCGGCGCCGACGTGATCGGCTCGCCCGCCGTCGCCCGGCAGTTGCTGGCGGTCGTACCGCAGCGGGTGAACCTGGACCGGGCGCTGACCGTCCGGCAGAACCTGCTGTTCCACGCGGCCTACCACCGGGTGCCCCGGGCGCAGCGCATCCGGCGGGCGGACGAGTTGCTGGACCAGATGGGGCTCAAGGACTTCGCGAACCACCGCACCGACTTCCTGTCCGGCGGCCTCGCCCAGCGCACGATGATCGCCCGCGCGCTGATGCACTCGCCCCGGGTGCTCTTCCTCGACGAGCCGTCCGCGGGCCTCGACCCGCAGTCCCGGCTCTTCGTGCACGACCGGGTCGCCGAGCTGAAGCGGTCCGGGGTGACCGTGGTGGTCACCACGCACGACATGGACGAGGCGGAGAAGCTCTGCGACCGGGTCGGCATCGTCGACCACGGCAAGCTGCTCACCCTGGACACCCCGTCCGCGCTGACCCGTACGCTGCCGGGCAGCAGCACCCTGACCCTCGTGGTGACCCCCGGCGCCCCCGCCGAGCAGGTGCGGGCCGCGCTCGACGCGATCCCGGACGTGGAGCAGGTGGAACACTTCAAGGTGACCGCCCCGGCGCCCGTCGCCGCGCCGGCGTTCCCGGGCATGCCGGCGATGCCGATGCCCGCGCCGGCCCCCGACGCCCCCGCCGACCCGGATGCCCCGCTCTCCTTCCGGGTCTACACCAGCGGCCAGCCGGCCAACGCCATCCCGATGGCGATGAAGATCCTCGCCGACCTGGGCTGCGAGGTCCGTGACCTGAACATCGGCCAGCCCAGCCTGGAAGATGTCTTCATCCACCTGACCGGAAGGGAACTTCGGTGA